In Antechinus flavipes isolate AdamAnt ecotype Samford, QLD, Australia chromosome 3, AdamAnt_v2, whole genome shotgun sequence, a genomic segment contains:
- the LOC127554392 gene encoding uncharacterized protein LOC127554392 isoform X2 yields MAESTSSRAEHTNIGAVEEERNNEENQKDERPTRQCICSRYCQAFLKRLHLDPHYTKNRKVGREQEQRNFQEEITFIRVATAANFFNARQNMKTKNEDRNIMLNNVEEGKRYIRYAIRTKLFSSRDILGAIEKERKTLKDQKVTSGVPSAVWRGEQLKEAVSETSKDQEDVTSGVPDALWKGEQLEGATSETSKDQEDVTSGVPGALWEGEQLEGATSETSKDQEDVTSGIPSAQWEGEQVEGATLETSKDQEDVTSSTTLTSGVLSALWRGRQLRGATSETSKDQEDGKASN; encoded by the exons agCACACGAATATAGGGGCAGTGGAGGAGGAGAGAAACAACGAA GAAAATCAGAAAGATGAAAGGCCCACCAGACAATGCATTTGTAGCAGATACTGCCAAGCCTTCCTCAAAAGATTGCACCTGGATCCTCACTATACAAAGAATAGGAAAGTTGGCAGAGAACAAGAG CAGAGAAATTTCCAAGAGGAGATCACATTTATTAGAGTTGCAACAGCGGCAAATTTCTTCAATGCCAG acaaaatatgaagacaaaaaatgaGGACAGAAACATCATG TTAAACAAtgtagaagagggaaaaagatacATCCGATATGCCATAAGGACAAAGCTGTTTAGCTCAAG AGATATTCTGGGggcaatagaaaaagagagaaaaacattaaAGGACCAAAAAG TAACATCTGGTGTCCCGAGTGCTGTTTGGCGAGGAGAGCAGCTGAAGGAAGCTGTTTCAGAGACGTCTAAGGACCAGGAGGATG TAACATCTGGTGTCCCGGATGCTCTGTGGAAAGGAGAGCAGCTGGAGGGAGCTACTTCGGAGACGTCCAAGGACCAGGAGGATG TAACATCTGGTGTCCCGGGTGCTCTGTGGGAAGGAGAGCAGCTGGAGGGAGCTACTTCGGAGACGTCCAAGGACCAGGAGGATG TAACATCTGGTATCCCGAGTGCTCAGTGGGAAGGAGAGCAGGTGGAGGGAGCTACTTTGGAGACGTCCAAGGACCAGGAGGATG TAACATCTAGTACCACACTAACATCTGGTGTCCTGAGTGCTCTTTGGCGAGGACGGCAGCTGAGGGGAGCTACTTCGGAGACATCCAAGGACCAGGAGGATGGTAAAGCATCCAATTGA